The Tigriopus californicus strain San Diego chromosome 10, Tcal_SD_v2.1, whole genome shotgun sequence region TCAGATCGGATCCGGCCTTGGACTTGAGGAAGTTGATGACAGCGTCTGCCGAAACCTCGGCCCCGTAACGAATCTCTCGCAAGGTGCCTCCTTTCTTGTCTTGTATGAAAAGGATGATCTCCGGATAATCGGCTTCTTGGAAACCAAACCGCATGGCGATGTCTTCGTTCTCTTTATCACCGTAGGTCTTGATCCTGACTTCGGCCACCAGGAGGTTGCGAACTTCCGAGAGCTCGCGTCCTAATTGAGCAAAGATCTTGTGTTTCTCGCCCGTCGGATATCCTCCATCAAATTTCACTAATGAGAAAGGAAATCTTCTCACGGTCTTGTTAAAAGACAGTGAGTCCAATTGGACCACGCCCAAAAGGGGCGTGGCCAATGAGGGTCGAAATCCCAAAAGGGCCAGAACTATGATCACAGCAATGCTTAAGTGCATGATGGACTCGTAATCTTGACGTGCTCACTTTGAGTACGAGATTGACAATCCCTTATCTTTTGAGTGAGGAGACGTCGAACACTTTTGCTTGAGGTGGACAATCATGATTGGAGGATGTGCTCATTTGCACCAACCAAACTAAAGAAAAGACTACAAGATAACAGATCATAGAACATTGATACATTCTTTAAATCGTTGCATCGAACATGAGTAGTGTCTTAGAAGTCAAAATTTTAATGCCATAAGATATTGTCCAGAAAGACTTTAGCGATTTATTCATCCTTCAAAGTTGATAGTGTCGAccctttttgaaatgttcatgACCTGTTAAACATGCTCGAAATTCAGCACATATTAAAATAACTGGTTTAAAGCCTTGGTCAATCATCAAGATTTGccaataattttgaaacttgtgaTTTGTTTATTTCACTATTTGTATGGGCGTTGTCTTGTTTCGTCGAAGTcatctttttgttcttctatGCAAGAACGAAGTCTGCTCATTTGTTAAGCTTAAAATTTGACAGATAATCTTCTTCTAGTGCATTCCTTATGTACTTTTTCCCActtcttaccgctactgggaatggacTTCCCACcagttcaagaagaaaaaattattcattttactcaaCTTTGTTCtcatatatcatttgatcgaccaacgaattaaagttggcTGTTCTGATTAGCCATTGAATATAGGGTAGATCagaaattttaatcaaaaacttgtgcaAGTCCGTCCTAAAGAATGCTAAAgcatcaacacctacatacagtactccctatgaatatttgagggcagcaaattgaacaaggaaGAGCATATTTAACTAATAtacagggcattagtcgttcctcaataaaaggaacggatttcacatacaattactttggccaaaaagagcaatGCGTTCCTCGCCGAagaatgtaatggcgttactccTTACAATTACTATTCCTACAGTTTTAAATGACTaatatttcagatttttttgtctcattaGGACCACACTTTAATAAATCAATGGttaaatttttgtttcaaacagtttAGGACTTCAGGATTTAAGTTTAAAATTTTTCTACTAACATTTTAtgctaatgagcattgataatgTTTATGTGCTTAGCGTTAGTGATGGGAAGGAAGCCTCCGAGGTCTCGaactttgaatccaaaaccagGGTGAGACCTGATCCAGAGAGTCTTGAATCCAGCGTGAATCCAACCTTCTTACTAACGTAAcagctttgccattttgactccaatattGCAAAGCAAAATTAATCAATATGTTGTATATAGGTATGCAAGTTAGCACTGCATTACGCCCATTCTAGGCCTTGCTCGTTTGGCTAGGCTaagccacgaacttctagaattATGGACTGGAAACGAGCTACCCGctaaatcggcctgctcttggtcataactAGAGTTGCCTCTAGTCATaaccactctgagccacttttcaaattaaagtaagaaaataagaaacgtagatcttttcaattgaaggcaagtCATTTTATGTGATTTGCCTGTAAATGAGCTCGTGTCAAatttatattgtcaaaagattACGTAGGTGaccagagcaggccgaaaattcgaattttatgtcgtgtttactacataactttggagTTCCTTAAGcctagttttgggctcaaattagGCAAACTTCATCCATTTAATAATATTTTGTGGTCCCATGAATttcttatttggaataaagtgaacagtttaggaaagaagattttttttcttttgttatcCCAACAAGTCCGTGGCTAAGaacaatggaaatgcataaaagaaaaataatttcgtttcaaatttgaactacttcaaCAGTATCAATCTTATAGGGAAAACATGCCTCATGCCtttgtgaaatttgaaacttgggaggcaaatatgtcaaaaaaatcataacCTCGGACAGTATTTAATTAAAGATTTtaggtatttttcaaatatttaacCACTTTCAACATACACACCGAGTATTTTTATCAAATGTACATGTTTACCTTCTTCTGGAGTACGtattatttagatatttcacatctaaaactgaTTGAGAATAAAGTCAGGGATGGATGtggagagttgagaaatttggtgcaacacgttcaagccaaaggaagatttcGCTTTGATTCGGGTCTTTCAGctcaacggaatttgaatgaaaagataGGAATAATAAAGCAGTGCAAATATGACAAGATATGAAACCCTAAGGGGTAGCCTTACAACGTTTGATGAAGATTTCCCGACACATTCTGGCAATTTTCTAGCTCGCAAAAACATGTGTTGGGAAATTTTCGTtaaaagttggtaaggctaTCCGTTAGTAAGTACCTCTACATTGGGACACTCGTATTCAAATGGTAGTTCGAGCATACAAATCTGCCAAGTCACAAAAACATTGTTAAAATCATAAGGGTAACTAATTTTATTGGTTTTATGATTCTAACTCAGATCTAATTctgatttttaattttttgatggaaattagGAGTAGCCTTCGTTACCATATTTAGATATGATATTTTTAGGCAACCTCTTTATTACTGTCCACCCCGTTATCCAACCCAAGATTTGTGCAGAGTGACTTTTTTAATAATCATTGTAATATTTTAGACCTAGCCAAACCTGACCTAATCCaaactaacctaacctaacctttcggttgcaagggcctgggggcgcctaaGCAGCGGCGCgagcctgcggcagctcgaTGACAAGGACCCAGATTGCACAAGTGTTGGGATGTATAATGAGTACACTTTATTACCGATCtttatttgttattttccTAAACTCTTttcagaaaatattcattaCACAACCATTATATCATCATCCATGAATCAATCACAGCTTATTGATTGGTCTTAACCTTGAACTATTTCGAGTAAAAATAGCACTTCCTAATGTCTGATATTTGGTCGCAAAACCAATGCCAAAAATTAGCCtggaaacaaaaatgtcaaatacaaACCATATTTACACTAGCCTCCTATATTAACATGATATTGCACATGCAAGACtgtacttttttgtttggcatTGAAGAACGTCACAATTCATGTGTTCAATGTTTTCGATTGATAGGTTTCTTTTCAGTATGGATCAATATTGGTTTACAAGAACacaattgaaatgcaaaatacgTTCATATCACTGGTAATTCTTCCTCGACTTTCCATACAGAACCAATGGCGTGCTCCTGCATTTGACTTTGGCCAAAGAGTAGCTGCGTTTCCTAAGGTCAGGGAACTGAGGGGGATTGAGAACCAATCTTTGAGATAGCTTCCAATATAGTCGTCGCTCGAAGATGATATGTCTCCACTTGGAACACGTTAATTCACAAGCACACAAAGTTTTAAAATCcatgaacaaaaatatgtgCTCCAAAACATCACCATTTAGACGATCCATTTTGTGGGGCTCAGAGAGcgatttttttacatttgcgGCGAGCATCCACTTGGATTCATCATCGGGTGAAAGCACTAGTATAGCTGCACAATCTATTCATTAATTTGGCATACATTGTAGGTTTGTAGGGAAGTTCTGAGGCGATGTTATTTTGTTAGGAAAATTGTAAACATAGCTTATGCCAGGAAATGTGGGTTCCATGAGAAATTGCCACAGTTTGAAATGGGCTTGTCACCTAGTTGTGTTTTCAAGAACCAACTTTGATCGGTACATACAGGGAACACAGTCCCGACACAGCCATTATTAAAGTGAAACATTACAATTCtatctttttcaaagacttcgatttttcatgacatttgatcgaccaatgcATTTGAGTAAGCAGACCTAAGATCGATCCTGAAATGATCTTTATAAAGCATCCTTTGACTGACCAATCTAGAGTTTATATAGAATACATCAAGAAAAAATTGTCCTAGTTTGTCCCTCCAATGTTGATGCAGAATAACTAGATATTTAGGTCACATGCCATGGAATacttttgatcatttcatgttcaaaCATACTTATGCAACGGAAACTTTAATATTAGCAAGCTGCGAAAACATCCAAAGCTACCTCCTTGTGATTAATCACTTGGCTCAGTGAATGAGTGGGAACTTTTTTTCCACCCCTGAGGAACAAGCCTCATCCACCCTTCCCATGTTCCTATAGCGAGCACATTTTTGGGACAGCCTTTCTTCCTTTCCCCCTCTCATAAATCTCAGCATCATCCACTTACGGGTTTTTGAGGACTACCCCGAATGCTCTCATCCAGAAGTAAGTTGAGTCACTTTGAGCCAACATATAGGGATAAAGAGAAGTTATCTTTCCATCCGTGTTTTCTAGGAAAGCAAGAGGAAACAAAGTCAAGGGGGAAAATAAATGCAGTTCCTTGGAACCACAATCCCTCTTGGACTGCTTTGTCTCAAGGAAGGGAACTCTCCGAAGTCAGAGATGAGCGAGCAATCGAAAATTTTCGTTCTCACATCTCTCTATGTTTGTATTACACTAGCTCATATTATACGCAAAGTCGCTCTGGTTCTATAAAAGACATTTATGTGACCAAATAATCTTCAATATTTTCACATATGTAAACATGGTGAGAGTCAAATATGGCGCTTTCATCTCTGAAACATTGTTTGGGCGATTGCTACTCTTCTTCCCTCGCTTGATCGAGGAATTAGGGGGATTTGATCTTGTCTATCTGATGGACAATTTGTAATTTGTCTGGATGGATTCAACATTATACAAAGAGATTAAATACCACTACATCCTGCCATTATTCTGTTTGAATTGATACGGCTTCAGACCTGCACATTCTGGATATGAGCGAAGTACGAATCCAAGGCAATCTTTCATATTCTTCTCTTCATCTGTGGCAAATTTAATTGCAAGTTAATCTATTTAAGAAAGATTTCGAGGTGTCATTATAACTTCTTACCCTTTTTACCGTGTTCTTCTTGTTAATAGCACAAACAATTGatgacttatttttttcttcattgacTAACGCGTAATGGATAAATGTGAAGCTTGACTTTATCCCCCAACATTGAATTTAATATCGTGAGATTTTACGAGCACCAATGTTGAAAGTTTGGCAGTTACtttcgacaaaaaaaatccttggaACCTAGTATTGAAAGAATAGTTATTTTGCGCGAACAACAGAATATTTGATTTTCTCGTGAAAATACGTAAATACTTCCTTGGCACTGAAAATGGCGTTTTATGTAAAGTAATATGTTTCAtgagtttcattttcttgcacCCTGAAATATACATTTTTGATCTGATGAACTCATGAAAATCGCACTTGGCGCAAACTT contains the following coding sequences:
- the LOC131887992 gene encoding endoplasmic reticulum resident protein 29-like translates to MHLSIAVIIVLALLGFRPSLATPLLGVVQLDSLSFNKTVRRFPFSLVKFDGGYPTGEKHKIFAQLGRELSEVRNLLVAEVRIKTYGDKENEDIAMRFGFQEADYPEIILFIQDKKGGTLREIRYGAEVSADAVINFLKSKAGSDLTLPGCLKEFDRYAQFFVNNDEKDRQRMLDKVVEIVSEMRPGSRKDKATRYMKIMETFVTRGLEGVEHEEERARKLLEEKLSQEKRINFEIMLNVLKSFKYTKKPSRRLERKIRDEL